AGATTCTGCCCTGCGCCGCCTACCTCGAAGGCGAGTACGGCATTAAGGGGCTGTTCGTGGGCGTGCCGTGCAAGCTGGGCGAGAAGGGCCTGGAAGAGATCATCCAGATCAAGCTCACACCCGAGGAGCAGGCTGGGCTTAAGAAGAGCGCCGACGCGGTGAAGGAGCTGGTGGACGTGATCGGGGTGTAGGCCCTACGCGCGCTCGATCGTCAGCGAACTAATCCGCACTTCCTTCTGTGGCTTGTCCTGCGCGCCGCGGGGGACGTTGACGATCTTCTCCACCACGTCTTGGCCCTCGACCACCTCGCCAAAAATAGTGTGATTGCCGGTGAGCCAGTCAGTGGCGGCCACGGTGATGAAGAACTGGGAGCCGTTGGTGTTGGGGCCGGCGTTGGCCATGGCTAGCTTGCCCGGCTTGTCGAACTTGTGGGGAGAGCCCTTGGTCTCGTCCGCGAACTGGTAGCCGGGGCCGCCCATGCCGGTGCCCGCCGGGTCGCCGCCCTGGATCATGAACTTGGGGATCACGCGGTGGAAGATGGTGCCGTCGTAGAGGCGGTCCTTGGACT
Above is a genomic segment from Terriglobales bacterium containing:
- a CDS encoding peptidylprolyl isomerase, with the protein product MPRTPGTYAILDTTEGKIVCHLFEKDAPKTVANFTELAEGAREWTHPVTRQKSKDRLYDGTIFHRVIPKFMIQGGDPAGTGMGGPGYQFADETKGSPHKFDKPGKLAMANAGPNTNGSQFFITVAATDWLTGNHTIFGEVVEGQDVVEKIVNVPRGAQDKPQKEVRISSLTIERA